Proteins from one Corynebacterium testudinoris genomic window:
- a CDS encoding ABC transporter substrate-binding protein, translated as MTFPISRKSRHAVIAALGVTGLVLAGCSSTSSDSGSTTTGAATSAAASEGGRGPITFAMGKNDTDKIIPIIEKWNAEHPDEQVTLSELAGEADAQRETLVQSLQAGNSDYDVMALDVVWTADFAANQWLTPLEGEYAADTSGLLQSTVDSATYNGTLYALPQNTNGQLLFRNTELIPEAPGTWAELEASCSAAQDANKDCLTLQLKQYEGLTVNTVGFMEGWGGSVLDSSGQVTVDSDDSKAGLQALVTAYEDGTISRASTSATEEETNLAFVAGDTAYAINWPYMYTNAAEGETSAVVDKFEVQPLVGKDGVGVSTLGGYNNGINVNSENKATALDFIQFIINEENQTSFAEASFPPVLASIYEDAALVEKFPYLPALKTSLENAAPRPVSPFYPAISKAIQDNAYAALTSGKSVDDATADMKAAIENAAG; from the coding sequence ATGACTTTTCCCATCTCCCGCAAGTCCCGCCACGCAGTGATTGCTGCGCTCGGAGTCACGGGCCTTGTTCTTGCTGGCTGTAGCTCAACATCGAGCGACTCCGGCTCCACCACCACCGGTGCTGCGACCTCCGCCGCTGCCAGTGAGGGTGGCCGTGGCCCCATCACCTTCGCCATGGGCAAAAACGACACTGACAAGATCATCCCGATCATCGAGAAGTGGAATGCTGAGCACCCGGACGAGCAGGTGACCCTCTCCGAGCTCGCGGGTGAGGCCGACGCCCAGCGCGAGACCCTCGTCCAGTCCCTGCAGGCCGGCAACTCCGACTACGACGTCATGGCACTCGACGTCGTCTGGACCGCCGACTTCGCCGCCAACCAGTGGCTGACCCCACTCGAGGGCGAATACGCCGCAGACACCTCCGGCCTGCTGCAGTCGACCGTCGATTCGGCGACGTACAACGGCACCCTCTACGCACTGCCGCAGAACACCAACGGCCAGCTGCTGTTCCGCAACACCGAGCTCATCCCCGAAGCACCCGGCACCTGGGCCGAGCTGGAAGCCTCCTGCTCCGCCGCCCAGGATGCCAACAAGGACTGCCTCACCCTGCAGCTCAAGCAGTACGAAGGCCTGACGGTCAACACCGTCGGCTTCATGGAAGGCTGGGGCGGCTCTGTCCTCGACTCCAGCGGCCAAGTCACCGTCGACTCCGACGACTCCAAGGCTGGCCTCCAGGCACTGGTCACCGCCTACGAAGACGGCACCATCTCCCGGGCCTCCACCTCCGCCACCGAGGAAGAGACCAACCTGGCCTTCGTCGCCGGCGACACCGCCTACGCGATCAACTGGCCGTACATGTACACCAACGCCGCTGAGGGTGAGACCTCCGCCGTGGTGGACAAGTTCGAGGTCCAGCCGCTCGTGGGCAAGGACGGCGTGGGCGTGTCCACCCTCGGTGGCTACAACAACGGCATCAACGTGAACTCTGAGAACAAGGCCACCGCCCTGGACTTCATCCAGTTCATCATCAACGAGGAGAACCAGACCTCCTTCGCCGAGGCCTCCTTCCCGCCGGTCCTCGCCTCGATCTACGAGGATGCTGCCCTGGTGGAGAAGTTCCCCTACCTCCCCGCGCTGAAGACCTCCCTGGAGAACGCCGCACCGCGTCCGGTGTCCCCGTTCTACCCGGCCATCTCCAAGGCCATCCAGGACAACGCCTACGCCGCCCTCACCTCCGGCAAGTCCGTCGACGACGCGACTGCCGACATGAAGGCCGCCATTGAGAACGCCGCGGGCTAA
- a CDS encoding cadmium resistance transporter, with the protein MVTGLLGAVGLFIATNIDDIIVLSLFFARGAGQAGTTLRILAGQYLGFAGILAAAILVTLGADAFLPTEAIPYFGLIPLTLGLWAAWQAWQGDDDDDDAKVSGKNVSVLTVAGVTFANGGDNIGVYVPVFLNVDTATVIIYCVVFLILVAGLVLLAKFVATRPPIAEILERWEHVLFPIVLIGLGIFILVSGGAFGL; encoded by the coding sequence GTGGTAACTGGTCTCCTGGGGGCGGTTGGTCTGTTTATCGCCACCAATATCGACGACATCATCGTGCTCTCTCTGTTCTTCGCCCGTGGGGCCGGCCAAGCAGGGACCACACTTCGGATCCTGGCCGGGCAGTACCTTGGTTTCGCGGGCATCCTCGCAGCCGCGATTCTGGTCACCCTAGGGGCGGATGCTTTCCTGCCCACCGAGGCGATCCCCTACTTCGGGCTGATCCCCCTGACCCTGGGGCTGTGGGCGGCCTGGCAAGCCTGGCAGGGAGACGATGACGACGATGACGCGAAAGTCAGCGGAAAGAACGTAAGCGTCTTGACCGTCGCCGGGGTGACCTTTGCCAACGGTGGCGACAATATCGGCGTCTATGTCCCGGTTTTTCTCAACGTGGATACCGCCACCGTTATCATCTACTGCGTTGTCTTTCTGATTCTGGTGGCGGGCCTGGTCCTGTTGGCGAAGTTCGTGGCCACCCGTCCGCCCATCGCGGAGATTCTCGAACGCTGGGAGCATGTGTTGTTCCCTATCGTCTTGATCGGCCTGGGTATCTTCATCCTCGTCAGCGGCGGCGCCTTCGGCCTTTAA
- the cmtR gene encoding Cd(II)/Pb(II)-sensing metalloregulatory transcriptional regulator CmtR, giving the protein MLTIASRLDVMNRLGRAMADPTRSRILLTLLGGPAYPAALARELELTRSNVSNHLTCLRDCGIVVAEPQGRKTRYEIVDAHLVQALNSLLDTTLAADENAPCIDSACDVPGCATGEGNRKW; this is encoded by the coding sequence ATGCTGACTATTGCTTCGCGCTTGGACGTGATGAACCGATTGGGTCGGGCGATGGCCGATCCCACCCGATCCCGTATTCTCCTGACCCTGCTGGGTGGCCCGGCCTACCCGGCCGCTCTCGCCCGGGAGCTGGAACTGACGCGGTCAAATGTGTCGAACCACCTCACTTGCCTACGGGACTGCGGAATTGTGGTCGCCGAACCGCAGGGACGGAAGACCCGCTACGAGATCGTCGACGCCCATCTTGTCCAGGCGTTGAACTCACTGCTGGATACCACTCTGGCTGCCGACGAGAATGCCCCGTGTATTGACTCGGCATGTGACGTGCCCGGGTGCGCCACCGGAGAGGGGAACAGGAAGTGGTAA
- a CDS encoding MerR family transcriptional regulator: MRISEVAARSGLPATTLRYYESVGLVEAVRRLNGYRDYDDSVLERLAFIAAAKQLGMSLPDIADLLAVVDHDSCTRVRDVLHPQLVQRLREVDDHLANLQVLRDRLDDAATRLRACPDSQAPCRSECVLLDHQSATCPHPLNRKEGPL; this comes from the coding sequence GTGCGTATTTCAGAAGTCGCGGCAAGGTCGGGTCTTCCCGCGACCACGCTGCGTTATTACGAGTCGGTCGGGCTGGTGGAGGCTGTCCGCAGGCTCAACGGCTACCGCGATTACGATGACAGCGTGTTGGAGCGGTTGGCGTTTATCGCTGCGGCTAAACAGCTGGGTATGTCCCTGCCCGATATCGCTGACCTACTGGCGGTGGTCGATCACGATAGCTGTACCCGCGTCCGTGACGTGCTCCACCCTCAGCTGGTCCAACGCCTACGTGAGGTCGATGACCACCTGGCGAACCTACAGGTTCTGCGCGACCGACTCGACGACGCCGCCACCCGTCTGCGGGCCTGCCCCGACAGTCAGGCCCCCTGTCGCTCCGAGTGCGTGCTGCTCGACCATCAGTCTGCGACCTGCCCCCATCCCCTTAACCGAAAAGAAGGACCACTGTAA
- a CDS encoding arsenic resistance protein, producing MPRIIEWWDKYQIPLYLAALALGALTGLSVPDTAPSFELAINPVLMVLLYATFLGVPLTRVGQALRDGRFLAGLTVLNFLIVPVVVYALSWFVADDQALLLGVLLVLLAPCIDYVIVFSGLAGAAHDKLLAAAPLLMLLQMLLLPVYLRLFVGPGLFEVIDLAPFIEAFFLLIVVPLALAGLTQVLAARFNSARQTMVLMEALMVPLMMLTLAVVVASQIDAVRTDLTSLLRVIPIYIIFLIVMVPLGILTARVLNQDVPATRATVFSGATRNSLVVLPLALALPESLALAAVVVVTQTLVELVGMIIYVRAIPRLIPATVPAPV from the coding sequence ATGCCGCGCATCATTGAGTGGTGGGACAAATACCAGATCCCGCTGTATCTCGCTGCCCTCGCCCTCGGAGCGCTCACCGGTTTGAGTGTGCCCGACACCGCCCCGTCCTTCGAGCTGGCGATCAACCCTGTGCTCATGGTGCTGCTGTATGCCACGTTCCTGGGCGTGCCGCTGACCAGGGTCGGCCAAGCGTTGCGTGATGGTCGTTTCCTGGCCGGTTTGACGGTGCTGAACTTCCTCATCGTCCCGGTCGTGGTCTATGCACTGTCCTGGTTCGTTGCTGATGACCAGGCCCTGCTGCTAGGTGTGCTGCTTGTGCTGCTGGCCCCGTGCATTGACTACGTCATCGTCTTCTCCGGTCTGGCGGGCGCCGCCCACGACAAACTGTTGGCCGCGGCCCCGCTGTTGATGCTGCTGCAGATGCTGCTGCTGCCGGTCTACCTACGCCTGTTTGTTGGTCCGGGCTTGTTTGAGGTTATTGATCTGGCCCCGTTTATCGAGGCGTTTTTCCTGCTGATCGTCGTACCCCTGGCCCTGGCCGGGCTCACCCAGGTTCTGGCCGCCCGGTTTAACTCCGCCCGGCAGACCATGGTGTTGATGGAGGCGTTGATGGTGCCGCTGATGATGCTCACCCTCGCCGTGGTCGTCGCCTCCCAGATCGACGCCGTGCGCACCGACCTCACCTCGCTGTTGCGGGTCATCCCGATCTACATCATCTTCCTGATCGTGATGGTTCCCCTCGGTATCCTCACCGCACGCGTTCTGAACCAGGATGTCCCGGCGACCCGGGCGACGGTGTTTTCCGGTGCCACCCGCAACTCTCTGGTTGTCCTGCCCCTGGCTCTGGCCCTGCCGGAGAGCCTCGCACTGGCCGCAGTTGTCGTGGTCACCCAGACCCTGGTCGAACTGGTCGGCATGATCATCTACGTCCGGGCCATCCCCCGCCTGATCCCGGCTACAGTGCCAGCCCCGGTCTAA
- a CDS encoding vitamin K epoxide reductase family protein — MTDLRDCSDTAAQTVSAAPMAGRRLGVLLLGGGVIGLIAAVVLLVEKIELLKNPDYIPTCNIGPILSCGSVMTTPQAEAFGIPNPVIGIAGFAAIAVVGAAILAGAGFRPWFRVATQAGVSFAVVFVHWLIYQSLYVIGALCPYCMVVWAVTIPLFWYTTLVNLQLLRDTGPAWARTAIRIATSYHGVVLTVWVLAIIILISHRFWDYWTTLI; from the coding sequence ATGACTGACCTGAGGGACTGCTCCGACACCGCCGCCCAGACCGTGTCGGCCGCCCCGATGGCCGGGCGGCGGCTGGGAGTCCTGCTGCTCGGCGGCGGGGTGATCGGACTTATCGCCGCTGTGGTGCTGCTGGTCGAGAAGATTGAGCTGTTGAAAAACCCCGACTACATCCCCACCTGCAACATCGGCCCGATCCTGTCGTGCGGATCGGTGATGACCACCCCGCAGGCCGAGGCGTTCGGCATCCCCAATCCGGTGATCGGGATCGCGGGCTTTGCCGCGATAGCGGTCGTTGGCGCAGCCATCCTCGCTGGTGCAGGTTTCCGTCCTTGGTTCCGGGTCGCCACCCAGGCCGGCGTGAGCTTCGCGGTCGTGTTCGTGCACTGGCTGATCTATCAGAGTCTGTATGTCATCGGTGCCCTGTGTCCGTACTGCATGGTGGTATGGGCGGTGACGATCCCCCTGTTCTGGTACACCACCCTTGTTAACCTCCAGTTACTCCGAGACACGGGACCGGCGTGGGCACGCACGGCCATCCGCATCGCCACGAGCTATCACGGGGTGGTACTCACCGTCTGGGTCCTGGCCATCATCATCTTGATCAGTCACCGGTTCTGGGACTATTGGACCACCCTCATCTAA
- a CDS encoding DsbA family protein: MSKNAILSLSLVAIVPIILVALMVLTGPDRPEPEGLTGESVPIELLVREDSPRLSDGEEAVFVEFLDFECESCIALYPVIEDLRAEYGDRVTFVVRHMPLHANSVNAALAAEAAGEQGQFEQMYQKLFETDHEWGHQSSSQKDTFFGYAEDLGLDMDRFRKDVDDPATLARIEQSQHDAQSVGVTGTPTFFLDGQRLDPVSVSDLHASVEAVLND, translated from the coding sequence GTGAGCAAAAACGCGATTCTCTCGCTGTCCCTGGTGGCCATTGTCCCGATCATCCTGGTCGCCCTGATGGTGTTGACCGGCCCTGACCGCCCCGAGCCTGAAGGCCTGACCGGGGAGAGCGTCCCGATTGAGCTGCTGGTGCGAGAGGACAGTCCACGCCTGTCCGACGGCGAGGAGGCAGTCTTTGTCGAGTTCCTCGACTTCGAATGCGAAAGCTGCATTGCCCTCTACCCTGTGATCGAAGATCTGCGCGCGGAATACGGCGACCGGGTGACCTTCGTGGTGCGGCACATGCCGCTGCACGCCAACTCTGTCAACGCCGCCCTCGCGGCCGAAGCTGCCGGTGAGCAGGGACAGTTCGAGCAGATGTACCAGAAACTGTTCGAGACCGACCACGAGTGGGGCCACCAGTCCTCCTCCCAAAAGGACACCTTCTTCGGCTACGCCGAAGACCTGGGGTTGGATATGGACCGCTTCCGGAAAGATGTCGACGACCCTGCCACCTTGGCCCGGATCGAACAAAGCCAGCACGATGCCCAGTCCGTTGGGGTCACCGGCACCCCGACGTTCTTCCTCGACGGCCAGCGCTTGGACCCGGTCAGCGTAAGTGACCTGCACGCCAGCGTGGAAGCAGTCCTCAATGACTGA
- a CDS encoding heavy metal translocating P-type ATPase: MTSACGCEPSAPMAREEEHTPWWRDRAILLPVTSGVSLLVGLILEWFVPNAGMIALVLFWASLLLGASQFVPGALKGLFTRGKLGIGLLMTISATGAVLLGFIEEAAALAFLYSIAEALEDKAMDKARSGLRSLLALIPSTATILVRGSTRTVPVEDLAPGDVLRLAAGDRLATDGIIRSGHSSLDVSAITGESIPVEVGPGDAVLAGSINTTGALEVEATAGGTDNSLTTVVALVEQAQSEKGQRARIADRLARPLVPGVLILAIFVAVIGSLFGDPGVWIERALVVLVAASPCALAISVPVTVVSAIGAASKFGVAIKSGAAFERLGGIRHLALDKTGTLTRNQPTVAEVLTIDGISRADVLGWAAALEDHSTHPLAAAITAAAPQAPTAQQVDETAGQGITGVIDGTQIKVGSPRWLSPGPLVGQVETLESQGMTVVIVYRDDHPVGAVGVRDELRPETPEVIQSLTDEGFGITMLTGDNRRTADALAHEAGITDVRSELRPEDKAQAVADLAGRGPVAMIGDGINDAPALATADIGIAMGAKGSDAAIESADVAFTGDDLRLIPRALHHARRGRTIINQNIVLSLAIIIVLLPLAITGVLGLAAVVLVHEVAEVIVIANGLRAARTATTARPVAAGTLSTSELTHAGPHV; the protein is encoded by the coding sequence ATGACGTCTGCCTGTGGTTGTGAACCATCTGCACCGATGGCCAGAGAAGAGGAGCACACGCCCTGGTGGCGTGATCGGGCTATCCTCCTTCCTGTGACCTCCGGTGTATCGTTGCTGGTTGGTCTGATCCTTGAGTGGTTCGTCCCCAATGCCGGGATGATCGCCCTCGTCTTATTCTGGGCCTCCCTGTTGTTGGGTGCCTCCCAGTTCGTTCCTGGGGCGCTGAAGGGGTTGTTTACCCGGGGAAAACTGGGTATCGGGTTGCTGATGACGATCAGCGCCACCGGTGCCGTCCTGCTCGGGTTCATCGAGGAGGCCGCCGCCCTAGCCTTCCTCTACTCCATCGCAGAGGCGCTGGAAGATAAGGCGATGGACAAGGCCCGCTCGGGCCTGCGGTCCCTGCTTGCTCTGATCCCCTCGACCGCGACCATTCTTGTCCGCGGGTCTACCCGCACAGTGCCGGTCGAAGACCTCGCTCCAGGGGATGTGTTGCGCCTGGCGGCCGGAGATCGCTTGGCCACCGATGGAATCATCCGGTCCGGGCACAGCAGCCTGGATGTTTCGGCGATCACCGGGGAATCCATCCCTGTGGAGGTCGGCCCCGGTGACGCGGTGCTGGCTGGCTCAATCAACACCACCGGGGCTCTCGAAGTTGAGGCCACCGCCGGAGGCACGGACAATTCCCTGACCACTGTGGTCGCGCTGGTCGAGCAGGCGCAGAGTGAGAAGGGCCAACGCGCGCGTATCGCCGACCGGTTGGCCCGCCCCCTGGTGCCGGGGGTGCTCATTCTGGCCATCTTCGTTGCCGTGATCGGGTCCCTGTTCGGGGATCCAGGTGTGTGGATTGAGCGTGCCCTGGTCGTGCTGGTCGCGGCCTCGCCGTGTGCGCTGGCGATCTCGGTGCCGGTCACGGTCGTCTCTGCGATCGGGGCGGCCAGCAAGTTCGGGGTGGCCATCAAGTCCGGCGCCGCTTTTGAGCGCCTCGGTGGCATCCGCCACCTGGCCCTGGATAAGACCGGTACCCTAACCCGCAATCAGCCCACTGTTGCGGAGGTGCTCACCATCGATGGCATCAGTCGGGCAGATGTCCTCGGCTGGGCTGCCGCGCTCGAGGATCACTCCACCCACCCGCTGGCCGCCGCTATTACCGCCGCAGCACCCCAGGCGCCGACTGCCCAGCAGGTTGACGAGACTGCGGGGCAGGGGATCACCGGGGTGATCGACGGGACGCAGATTAAGGTCGGTAGTCCCCGCTGGCTGTCCCCTGGCCCCTTGGTCGGGCAGGTCGAAACCCTGGAGAGCCAGGGTATGACCGTGGTCATCGTTTACCGTGACGACCACCCGGTCGGTGCGGTGGGGGTGCGCGATGAACTCCGTCCGGAAACCCCCGAGGTCATTCAGTCCCTGACGGACGAGGGTTTCGGGATTACCATGCTCACCGGTGACAACCGGCGCACCGCCGATGCTCTGGCCCACGAGGCCGGTATTACGGATGTCCGGTCCGAGCTGCGCCCGGAGGATAAGGCTCAGGCCGTGGCTGACCTGGCAGGCCGGGGGCCGGTGGCGATGATCGGTGACGGTATCAACGACGCCCCCGCCCTAGCTACCGCCGATATCGGGATTGCCATGGGAGCGAAGGGATCGGATGCGGCGATCGAGTCCGCGGATGTTGCCTTTACCGGTGATGACCTGCGTCTGATTCCGCGTGCCCTGCACCATGCCCGACGGGGGCGCACCATCATCAACCAGAACATCGTGCTGTCCCTGGCGATCATCATCGTGCTGCTGCCGCTGGCGATCACTGGTGTGTTGGGACTAGCTGCGGTTGTCTTGGTCCATGAGGTCGCAGAGGTTATCGTCATTGCCAATGGTCTACGCGCTGCCCGGACCGCAACTACCGCACGGCCAGTGGCTGCTGGCACACTGTCTACGTCGGAGCTCACCCATGCCGGCCCTCATGTGTGA
- the cmtR gene encoding Cd(II)/Pb(II)-sensing metalloregulatory transcriptional regulator CmtR produces the protein MLTIASRLDVMNRLGRAMADPTRSRILLSLLESPGYPAQLAETLGLTRTNVSNHLACLRDCGIVVAEPEGRRTRYEIVDAHLARALNALVEITLAVDEDAPCLDPACPVAGCCDTEGGQQS, from the coding sequence ATGCTGACTATTGCTTCTCGTCTTGATGTGATGAATCGCCTGGGCCGTGCCATGGCCGATCCCACCCGGTCCCGGATCCTGTTGTCCCTACTCGAATCCCCCGGGTATCCGGCCCAACTGGCCGAAACGCTGGGGTTGACCCGGACGAATGTCTCCAACCACCTGGCCTGTCTACGCGACTGCGGGATTGTAGTCGCCGAGCCGGAGGGGCGGCGTACCCGCTATGAGATCGTCGACGCACACCTGGCCCGCGCGCTCAATGCCCTGGTAGAGATCACCCTCGCCGTTGATGAGGATGCCCCCTGCCTAGACCCTGCCTGTCCGGTCGCCGGCTGTTGCGATACAGAAGGAGGCCAGCAGTCATGA
- a CDS encoding MFS transporter has protein sequence MHILLGCGAALAALSTLFVAVVDLGLSSVLVLRFLTGVFLAAVYPTGVKLMSSWAPSKDRGAAMGLLLGALTLGSTLPHLIGGLVELPWRTVLLVTVVIGFTGAVLAFTLIRPGPYISRSRITLNPGYMITMFRQRGPRLVNLGYFGHNWELYAVWTWLPIFVLHAPASPQFHGFDQVVMFLALGVLGFVGCMIGGWAADRYGRAYTATTALVISGICCVLSPLAFLAPAPVLAVFCGIWGASVIADSGVFSTAMTEVVDPRFVGTALSAKMAIGFALTVVSIQLTAVVADLVGWQYAFLTLVPGPVIGALAMFQFRPKSVS, from the coding sequence ATGCACATACTTCTTGGTTGTGGAGCTGCCCTAGCTGCCCTCAGCACGTTGTTCGTGGCGGTTGTCGATCTCGGCCTTTCCAGTGTCCTGGTGCTGCGCTTTCTCACCGGGGTCTTTCTGGCGGCGGTCTACCCCACCGGGGTAAAGCTCATGTCCTCCTGGGCGCCGTCAAAGGATCGGGGCGCGGCGATGGGTCTGCTCCTAGGGGCTTTGACTCTGGGGTCCACGTTGCCGCACCTGATCGGTGGCCTGGTCGAGCTGCCCTGGCGCACGGTACTGCTGGTTACCGTGGTCATTGGATTTACCGGAGCTGTACTGGCATTTACCCTCATCCGACCGGGTCCGTATATCTCCCGCAGCCGGATCACCCTCAACCCGGGTTATATGATCACGATGTTTCGCCAACGCGGTCCTCGGCTGGTGAATCTGGGGTATTTCGGCCACAATTGGGAGCTCTACGCGGTCTGGACATGGCTGCCGATATTTGTCCTCCATGCCCCTGCCTCACCGCAGTTTCACGGCTTTGACCAGGTGGTCATGTTCCTCGCCCTCGGTGTGCTCGGATTTGTCGGGTGCATGATCGGTGGCTGGGCAGCAGATCGCTATGGCCGAGCGTATACCGCGACAACTGCTCTGGTCATCAGTGGTATCTGCTGTGTGCTCTCGCCCCTGGCGTTTCTGGCACCGGCCCCTGTTTTGGCGGTGTTCTGCGGTATCTGGGGTGCCTCGGTCATCGCCGACTCGGGAGTGTTTTCCACCGCTATGACAGAGGTGGTGGATCCCCGTTTCGTGGGAACTGCACTGAGCGCGAAGATGGCCATTGGTTTCGCCCTGACCGTGGTCAGCATTCAGCTCACCGCTGTGGTCGCCGACCTGGTCGGCTGGCAGTACGCCTTCCTGACGTTAGTGCCGGGCCCGGTCATCGGCGCCCTCGCAATGTTCCAGTTCCGCCCCAAATCGGTGAGCTGA
- a CDS encoding arsenate reductase ArsC, translated as MSTTETPELHTKILTRITEGLARTYQGTFSAETIERYVFESYISLARTAKIRTHLPILAERFAKDRLRALALAEGKIEKTVPQVLFVCVHNAGRSQIASALLSHYAGKSVEVRSAGSLPTSEVHPVVLDVLAERGIDLAGAFPKPLTDDVVRAADYVITMGCGDVCPIYPGKHYLDWELTDPTDETPEKVREIIAEIDDRVSGLWETIQS; from the coding sequence ATGTCCACCACCGAAACCCCGGAACTGCACACCAAGATCCTGACCCGCATCACCGAAGGGCTCGCCCGCACCTACCAGGGAACGTTCTCTGCGGAGACCATTGAGCGCTACGTCTTCGAGTCCTATATCTCCCTGGCACGCACCGCCAAGATCCGCACCCACCTGCCTATCTTGGCGGAGCGCTTCGCCAAGGACCGTCTCCGGGCGCTGGCGCTGGCTGAGGGCAAGATCGAAAAGACGGTCCCGCAGGTGCTGTTCGTCTGTGTCCATAACGCTGGCCGCTCTCAGATCGCCTCGGCCTTGCTGTCCCACTACGCCGGGAAATCCGTGGAGGTACGCTCTGCGGGTTCGTTGCCGACCTCCGAGGTCCACCCGGTCGTGCTGGACGTCCTGGCCGAGCGTGGCATCGACCTGGCCGGGGCTTTCCCGAAGCCGCTGACCGATGATGTGGTTCGTGCCGCCGATTATGTCATCACCATGGGCTGTGGGGACGTGTGCCCGATCTATCCCGGTAAGCACTATCTGGACTGGGAACTGACTGATCCCACCGATGAGACGCCGGAGAAGGTTCGCGAGATCATCGCGGAGATCGACGACCGTGTCAGTGGACTCTGGGAAACCATCCAGAGCTAA
- a CDS encoding arsenate-mycothiol transferase ArsC has protein sequence MTAPLQPTLSVLFICVHNAGKSQMAAALATKYAGDLLTIHSAGTSPDAQVSRQATQVIAEMGADMSDETPTPIDPQLLRTVDRVIVLGTDAQLEMSDDARGTLERWVTDEPSERHIEGVERMRLIRDDIDTRVQGLVSELITDFSGSSSN, from the coding sequence GTGACCGCACCACTACAGCCCACACTCAGCGTGTTGTTTATCTGTGTCCACAACGCAGGCAAGTCCCAGATGGCTGCTGCTTTGGCAACCAAGTATGCCGGTGATCTCCTCACCATCCACTCCGCTGGCACCTCCCCAGACGCCCAGGTCAGCCGCCAGGCCACCCAGGTCATCGCCGAAATGGGGGCGGATATGTCCGACGAAACCCCGACACCTATTGATCCGCAGCTACTGCGCACGGTCGACCGGGTCATTGTCCTCGGTACCGATGCCCAGCTGGAGATGTCCGACGACGCGCGCGGCACCCTGGAACGCTGGGTCACCGACGAGCCCTCGGAGCGTCACATCGAAGGAGTGGAACGCATGCGCCTGATCCGCGATGACATCGACACCCGGGTCCAGGGGCTCGTCTCCGAACTGATCACTGATTTCTCCGGCTCTTCTTCGAACTAA
- a CDS encoding arsenate-mycothiol transferase ArsC, with the protein MSTHPTVLFVCVGNGGKSQMAAALANKHAGDQLEIHSAGTKPGTKLNAASIEVIAEAGADMSQGTPKGIDPELLRSVDRVIVLGADAQVELPADARGALERWVTDEPSERGIEGLERMRLVRDDIDNRVQGLITDLTSN; encoded by the coding sequence ATGAGCACCCACCCAACAGTCCTGTTCGTCTGCGTCGGCAACGGCGGCAAGTCCCAGATGGCCGCCGCCCTGGCCAACAAGCACGCCGGTGACCAGCTGGAGATCCATTCCGCCGGCACCAAGCCCGGCACCAAGCTCAATGCCGCCTCCATCGAGGTCATCGCCGAAGCTGGGGCCGATATGTCCCAGGGCACCCCGAAGGGCATCGACCCGGAGCTGCTCCGCAGCGTCGACCGGGTGATTGTCCTGGGTGCCGATGCCCAGGTGGAGCTGCCCGCCGACGCCCGGGGCGCCCTGGAGCGCTGGGTCACCGATGAGCCCTCCGAGCGCGGCATCGAAGGCCTGGAGCGCATGCGACTGGTCCGCGATGACATCGACAACCGGGTACAGGGCCTGATCACCGACCTCACCAGCAACTAA